A stretch of the Oncorhynchus mykiss isolate Arlee chromosome 23, USDA_OmykA_1.1, whole genome shotgun sequence genome encodes the following:
- the LOC110511512 gene encoding ADP-ribosylation factor 4: MGVMVSQLFSRFFEKKQMRILMVGLDAAGKTTVLYKLKLGEVVTTIPTIGFNVETVEYKNISFTVWDVGGQHVIRPLWKHYYQNTQGLIFVVDSNDPERINDATEELQNMLEEDQLRDVVLLVFANKQDLPNAMSVSDITNKLGLRKLHLNTPWFVQATCATQGSGLLEGLDWLADQLSKR, from the exons ATGGGTGTTATGGTTTCGCAACTCTTCTCTCGTTTCTTCGAGAAAAAACAGATGAGAATTCTGATGG TTGGGTTAGATGCTGCAGGGAAGACCACAGTCCTGTACAAACTAAAACTTGGAGAAGTTGTCACAACTATCCCCACTATTG GGTTCAATGTGGAGACGGTTGAGTACAAGAACATCAGCTTCACGGTGTGGGATGTAGGTGGTCAGCACGTCATCAGACCTCTGTGGAAGCATTACTACCAGAACACGCAG GGTCTTATATTTGTGGTAGACAGCAACGATCCTGAGAGGATAAATGATGCTACAGAGGAACTACAGAACATG CTTGAAGAGGACCAGTTGAGAGATGTAGTTCTGCTGGTGTTCGCCAACAAACAGGACCTTCCCAACGCCATGTCTGTCAGTGACATCACAAATAAACTGGGACTGAGGAAACTTCACCTGAATACTCCT tggTTTGTCCAGGCTACCTGTGCAACCCAGGGTTCAGGTCTGTTGGAAGGactggactggttggctgaccaGCTTTCCAAGCGCTAA
- the LOC110502836 gene encoding ADP-ribosylation factor 4-like, translated as MGVMVSQLFSRFFEKKQMRILMVGLDAAGKTTVLYKLKLGEVVTTIPTIGFNVETVEYKNISFTVWDVGGQHVIRPLWKHYYQNTQGLIFVVDSNDPERINYATEELQNMLEEDQLRDVVLLVFANKQDLPNAMSVSDITNKLGLRKLHLNTPWFVQATCATQGSGLLEGLDWLADQLSKR; from the exons ATGGGTGTTATGGTTTCGCAACTCTTCTCTCGTTTCTTCGAGAAAAAACAGATGAGAATTCTGATGG TTGGGTTAGATGCTGCAGGGAAGACCACAGTCCTGTACAAACTAAAACTTGGAGAAGTTGTCACAACTATCCCCACTATTG GGTTCAATGTGGAGACGGTTGAGTACAAGAACATCAGCTTCACGGTGTGGGATGTAGGTGGTCAGCACGTCATCAGACCTCTGTGGAAGCATTACTACCAGAACACGCAG GGTCTCATATTTGTGGTTGACAGCAACGATCCTGAGAGGATAAATTATGCTACAGAGGAACTACAGAACATG CTTGAAGAGGACCAGTTGAGAGATGTAGTTCTGCTGGTGTTCGCCAACAAACAGGACCTTCCCAACGCCATGTCTGTCAGTGACATCACAAATAAACTGGGACTGAGGAAACTTCACCTGAATACTCCT tggTTTGTCCAGGCTACCTGTGCAACCCAGGGTTCAGGTCTGTTGGAAGGactggactggttggctgaccaGCTTTCCAAGCGCTAA